The proteins below come from a single Drosophila miranda strain MSH22 chromosome Y unlocalized genomic scaffold, D.miranda_PacBio2.1 Contig_Y1_pilon, whole genome shotgun sequence genomic window:
- the LOC117190195 gene encoding putative deoxyribonuclease TATDN1, translating into LAFGGLYIGVNGCSLKTEEKAEVVRQLPNDRIMLETDCPWCGIRSSHAGHKHVSTKFPTVKKKEKWTAESLIDGLCEPCQISQVLEAIAGIKQEPKEKLAEIYYQNTLNVFFSRTGKTRTE; encoded by the exons ttggCGTTCGGTGGCCTCTACATTGGGGTCAATGGCTGCTCCCTGAAGACTGAGGAAAAGGCCGAAGTGGTTCGGCAGCTGCCAAATGATCGCATAATGCTGGAAACAGACTGTCCCTGGTGTGGAATACGGTCATCGCATGCGGGCCATAAGCACGTGAGCACAAAGTTTCCCACCGTCAAGAAGAAGGAGAAATGGACAGCCGAATCTCTGATAGACGGACTCTGTGAGCCCTGCCAGATCAG CCAAGTTCTCGAGGCCATTGCGGGCATTAAGCAGGAGCCCAAGGAGAAGCTGGCTGAGATCTACTATCAAAACACTTTGAATGTGTTCTTCAGCCGAACAGGGAAAACCAGAACCGAATAA